The Sphingomicrobium sp. genome has a window encoding:
- the phaZ gene encoding polyhydroxyalkanoate depolymerase: MLYDAYEVQRSLLAGASKLAGMGAGWLNNPANPLGYSAMGPMVAASLEVFAHASAPRGKPEFGIHSVKVGRKDVPVHEEVVLRKPFGQLKHFAREGGGKGPPLLIVAPMSGHYATLLRGTVHRMLESADVYITDWRDAKLVPVSEGSFDLEDYVDYLIEFLEHIGEATGERPHMLAVCQPSVPAFAATAVMNAAKNRWRPKTLTMMGGPIDTRKAPTAVNTLATERPHAWFQSNVIATVPMIYPGAGRKVYPGFLQLAGFMTMNLGSHLVSHWEMFKHLVVGDEESATATQKFYEEYRSVCDMTAEFYLQTVDVVFQRHLLPDGQMEHRGRIVDPAAIRDTALLAIEGERDDISGIGQTKAALDIATKLPAAKKQYLLAKEVGHYGIFNGRKWRDRIAPVVEKFIAAND, encoded by the coding sequence ATGCTTTACGACGCCTATGAAGTGCAGCGCTCGCTTCTCGCAGGTGCGAGCAAGCTGGCCGGAATGGGCGCCGGATGGCTGAACAATCCCGCAAATCCCCTCGGCTACAGCGCCATGGGGCCGATGGTGGCGGCCAGCCTCGAGGTCTTCGCCCATGCATCGGCTCCCCGTGGCAAGCCGGAGTTCGGCATTCATAGCGTGAAGGTCGGGCGCAAGGACGTGCCGGTCCATGAAGAAGTGGTGCTCCGCAAGCCTTTCGGGCAGCTGAAGCATTTCGCGCGCGAAGGCGGCGGCAAGGGTCCGCCGCTGCTGATCGTGGCGCCCATGTCCGGCCATTATGCGACCTTGCTGCGCGGCACCGTCCATCGGATGCTCGAAAGCGCCGACGTCTACATCACCGACTGGCGCGATGCGAAGCTGGTGCCGGTCAGCGAGGGCAGCTTCGACCTCGAAGATTATGTCGATTACCTGATTGAGTTTCTCGAGCATATTGGTGAAGCCACCGGCGAACGTCCGCACATGCTCGCCGTATGCCAGCCGTCGGTTCCGGCCTTTGCGGCGACTGCGGTGATGAACGCCGCAAAGAACCGCTGGCGTCCGAAGACGCTCACCATGATGGGCGGGCCGATCGACACGCGTAAGGCGCCAACGGCGGTCAACACGCTTGCGACCGAGCGTCCGCACGCCTGGTTCCAGAGCAATGTGATCGCCACGGTGCCGATGATCTATCCGGGCGCGGGGCGGAAGGTCTATCCAGGCTTCCTCCAGCTCGCCGGGTTCATGACCATGAACCTCGGCTCGCACCTCGTCAGCCATTGGGAGATGTTCAAGCATCTTGTCGTCGGCGACGAAGAGAGCGCAACGGCGACCCAGAAATTCTATGAGGAATATCGTTCCGTCTGCGACATGACGGCGGAATTCTACCTGCAGACCGTCGACGTCGTGTTCCAGCGGCACCTGCTGCCCGACGGGCAGATGGAGCACCGTGGCCGCATCGTTGACCCGGCTGCGATCCGCGACACAGCGCTGCTCGCGATCGAAGGCGAGCGCGACGACATTTCGGGGATCGGTCAGACGAAGGCCGCGCTCGACATCGCGACCAAGCTGCCGGCTGCGAAGAAGCAGTACCTTCTTGCGAAGGAGGTCGGCCACTACGGCATTTTCAACGGCCGCAAGTGGCGCGACAGGATTGCGCCTGTCGTTGAGAAGTTCATCGCTGCCAACGATTAA
- a CDS encoding MFS transporter has product MNRAGGRSRLAGRSADTDPRWTLVACILASSLSFVEGSVLNVALPAIRESYSAGAQDVQWVVNAYLLPLTALLLLGGALGDHFGRRRLLVVGTSIFAVTSLVCALAPTLPLLLAARAGQGIGAALLLPNSLALLNAAFSGEKRGRAVGIWAAAGAASAALAPLIGGWLVANVGWPAIFYINLPLALGAIVLAVRFVAESREGAGGRTDYGGAVVATLSLGGLTYGLTLWSAVGRFTGAAVLSLAAGVGLFGLFLFIEHRRGSRAMMPLNLFRNRCFSGLNLLTFLLYGAFGSAMLLIPYVLISSGGYSPSQAGLAMLPLPILMTLLSPTMGSVAARVGARVQLAAGPLVVAAGLAMALLITPESRYWTGPFPAILVMAAGMTIAVAPLTSSVLGSVEEQHVAMASGFNSAVARAGGLIATALLGSVLASEGNALFAGFRNAMLVAAAVAAAGALVSLTVLRPVRARGGT; this is encoded by the coding sequence TTGAACCGCGCCGGGGGGCGTAGCCGGCTGGCGGGGAGATCAGCGGATACTGATCCCCGGTGGACGCTCGTCGCCTGCATCCTCGCGTCGAGCCTGAGCTTCGTCGAAGGGTCAGTTCTCAACGTCGCCCTCCCGGCAATTCGCGAGAGTTATTCGGCCGGGGCGCAGGACGTGCAGTGGGTGGTGAACGCCTACCTTCTGCCATTGACCGCGCTGTTGCTGCTCGGCGGTGCGCTCGGCGACCACTTTGGACGACGTCGGCTGCTGGTCGTCGGCACCTCCATCTTCGCAGTCACTTCGCTGGTCTGCGCCCTTGCGCCGACCCTCCCGCTCCTGCTCGCCGCGCGTGCCGGCCAAGGCATTGGCGCAGCGCTGTTGCTGCCGAACAGCTTGGCGCTGCTCAACGCCGCCTTCTCCGGTGAAAAGCGCGGCCGGGCCGTGGGCATCTGGGCGGCTGCCGGCGCGGCGTCTGCCGCCCTGGCCCCGCTCATCGGCGGCTGGCTTGTGGCGAACGTCGGCTGGCCGGCCATTTTCTACATCAACCTTCCTCTCGCGCTTGGGGCGATCGTTCTCGCGGTCCGGTTCGTTGCCGAGAGCCGCGAAGGTGCGGGCGGACGCACCGACTATGGCGGCGCTGTCGTTGCGACGCTTTCGCTCGGCGGTCTCACTTACGGATTGACCTTGTGGTCGGCGGTGGGCCGCTTCACAGGTGCCGCCGTCCTGTCGCTTGCGGCGGGAGTGGGCTTGTTCGGCCTGTTCCTGTTCATCGAGCACCGGCGGGGAAGCCGCGCGATGATGCCGCTCAACCTGTTCCGCAACCGCTGCTTTTCAGGCCTGAACCTGCTGACCTTCCTGCTCTACGGCGCTTTCGGCTCGGCGATGCTGCTGATCCCGTACGTGCTGATCAGCAGCGGCGGCTACTCGCCATCGCAGGCGGGGTTGGCGATGCTGCCGCTGCCGATCCTGATGACCCTGCTGTCGCCGACCATGGGCAGCGTCGCCGCGCGCGTGGGCGCGCGTGTCCAACTAGCTGCGGGGCCGCTTGTCGTCGCCGCGGGGTTAGCCATGGCCCTGCTCATCACGCCGGAGAGCCGCTACTGGACGGGTCCGTTCCCCGCCATCCTGGTGATGGCGGCAGGAATGACGATCGCGGTGGCACCCCTGACCTCGTCCGTGCTGGGCTCGGTCGAGGAGCAGCATGTCGCCATGGCTTCAGGGTTCAACAGCGCCGTCGCCCGGGCCGGCGGCCTCATCGCCACAGCATTGCTCGGCTCCGTGCTCGCAAGTGAAGGGAATGCACTGTTCGCCGGCTTCCGCAATGCCATGTTGGTGGCGGCCGCCGTCGCGGCGGCGGGCGCGTTGGTGTCGCTGACGGTGCTGCGCCCGGTGCGCGCGCGGGGCGGCACATAA
- a CDS encoding ABC transporter transmembrane domain-containing protein, with protein sequence MAANPDSRPKGRSIKNLRMVWSFALRYPGHIAVAALALLVAAAATSGVPYAFKLIIDKGFSAGGGTGRDIARWFQYLLLLVGVMALATAVRFYFVSWIGERTVADIRLAVHRNLLRLSPGFFEENRPAEITSRITVDTTIIEQVVGTTVSVALRNTILGIVCIGILLALAPKLALMILGASLLVVLPIAILGRRVRTISTRSQDRIADVGTVTSEVLGAMKIVQAFNQQAREASRFTAAVENVFATAKRRILVRAVMTAIVIFLIFGAITLIIWQGAIEVAAGKITGGTIAAFVLYGGLLAGAFGNLSEVYGDLLRAAGASERLSELLHAEPEIRAPAEPKRLPEPASGSLAFENVSFRYPTRPEVSALDGFTLTVTPRERLAVVGPSGAGKTTLFQLAERFYDPLDGRVLLDGVDLRDADPADVRQRIAMVPQEVVIFAATARDNLRYGNWDASEDELWQAARDANAEEFLRALPQGLDTFMGEGGARLSGGQRQRIAIARALLRDAPLLLLDEATSALDAESERLVQDALDRLMEERTTIVIAHRLATVRAADRIVVMDHGRIVEEGTHASLSARGGLYARLARLQFEDRAA encoded by the coding sequence ATGGCCGCCAACCCAGATAGCCGACCCAAGGGCCGATCGATCAAGAACCTGCGGATGGTGTGGAGCTTCGCGCTCCGCTACCCAGGGCATATCGCCGTTGCAGCACTGGCGCTGCTGGTCGCCGCCGCGGCGACGTCGGGCGTGCCCTACGCCTTCAAGCTGATCATCGACAAAGGCTTCAGCGCAGGCGGCGGCACTGGACGCGATATCGCCCGCTGGTTCCAGTATCTGCTGCTGCTGGTCGGCGTGATGGCGCTCGCGACTGCCGTCCGCTTTTATTTCGTCTCGTGGATCGGCGAGCGGACCGTCGCCGATATTCGGCTTGCCGTGCATCGCAACCTGCTGCGGCTGTCTCCAGGCTTCTTCGAGGAGAACCGGCCGGCGGAAATCACGTCGCGCATCACCGTCGATACCACAATCATCGAACAGGTCGTCGGCACGACGGTGTCGGTGGCGCTTCGCAACACCATCCTTGGAATCGTTTGCATCGGCATCCTGCTGGCGCTTGCGCCGAAGCTGGCGCTGATGATCCTTGGCGCATCGCTGCTGGTCGTCCTGCCCATCGCCATCCTCGGCCGGCGGGTGCGCACGATTTCGACGCGAAGCCAGGACCGGATTGCCGACGTCGGGACGGTCACGAGCGAGGTGCTCGGCGCGATGAAGATCGTCCAGGCATTCAACCAGCAGGCGCGCGAGGCGTCCCGCTTCACCGCGGCGGTCGAAAATGTCTTCGCAACCGCGAAGCGGCGGATCCTGGTGCGCGCGGTGATGACTGCAATCGTCATCTTCCTGATCTTCGGGGCGATCACCTTGATCATCTGGCAGGGTGCGATCGAGGTCGCAGCGGGCAAGATCACCGGCGGCACGATCGCGGCGTTCGTGCTCTACGGCGGCCTGCTTGCCGGCGCGTTCGGCAATTTGTCGGAGGTCTATGGCGACCTGCTTCGCGCCGCCGGCGCGTCGGAGCGCTTGTCCGAACTACTTCACGCCGAGCCGGAAATCCGAGCGCCGGCGGAGCCGAAGCGGCTTCCCGAGCCGGCGTCCGGCAGCCTTGCGTTCGAAAATGTCAGCTTCCGCTATCCGACCCGGCCGGAAGTTTCCGCGCTGGACGGCTTCACGCTGACAGTTACGCCGCGCGAACGGCTTGCCGTCGTGGGACCGTCGGGCGCCGGCAAGACAACGCTCTTCCAGCTCGCGGAGCGTTTCTACGACCCGCTTGACGGGCGCGTGCTGCTTGACGGCGTCGACCTGCGCGACGCCGATCCCGCGGATGTCCGCCAGCGCATCGCCATGGTCCCGCAGGAGGTGGTGATCTTCGCCGCGACGGCGCGCGACAACCTTCGCTACGGGAATTGGGACGCCAGTGAAGACGAGCTGTGGCAAGCGGCGCGGGATGCGAATGCCGAGGAGTTCCTGCGCGCGCTGCCCCAAGGTCTCGACACATTCATGGGCGAAGGCGGCGCGCGGCTTTCAGGTGGTCAGCGCCAGCGCATTGCGATCGCGAGGGCGCTGCTGCGCGATGCCCCCTTGCTGCTGCTCGACGAAGCGACATCGGCCCTCGACGCTGAAAGCGAGCGGCTGGTGCAGGACGCGCTCGATCGGCTGATGGAGGAGCGGACGACGATCGTCATCGCGCATCGGCTTGCGACAGTGCGCGCTGCCGACCGCATCGTCGTGATGGACCACGGCCGGATCGTTGAGGAAGGAACGCATGCGAGCCTAAGCGCGCGCGGAGGGTTGTACGCGCGCTTGGCTCGCCTGCAGTTCGAGGATCGAGCGGCTTAG